One region of Thiorhodovibrio frisius genomic DNA includes:
- a CDS encoding TrpB-like pyridoxal phosphate-dependent enzyme: protein MSDTVKYLLDEQHLPKAWYNINADMPEPMAPVLHPGTKQPIGPDDLAVIFPRAVIEQEMSTEREIEIPEPVREVYRQWRPSPLFRARRLEKALDTPARIYYKYEGVSPAGSHKPNTAIPQAFYNKQEGVKRITTETGAGQWGSSLALAGTFFGLEIVVYMVRVSFDHKPYRRAFMETFGAQCIASPSNTTEAGRAILAGHPDSTGSLGIAISEAVELAAQRDDTKYALGSVLNHVLLHQTVTGIEAKEQMAMADDYPDMVIGCTGGGSNFAGLAFPFLEERLRQGRDIEFIAVEPSACPTLTKGAFAYDFGDTAHLTPLVKMYTLGSGFVPPGFHAGGLRYHGMAPQISHLSKLGLLNPRSYNQLECFAAGITFAKAEGILPAPEANHAVRGAIHEAEKCRESGESKAILFNLCGHGHFDMQAYMDYTAGKLKDLTYDESEVAMALAGLPSVG, encoded by the coding sequence ATGAGCGACACCGTCAAATACCTGCTCGACGAACAGCACCTGCCCAAGGCCTGGTACAACATCAACGCCGACATGCCCGAGCCCATGGCCCCGGTGCTGCATCCTGGCACCAAGCAGCCGATTGGCCCGGATGATCTGGCCGTGATCTTCCCGCGCGCGGTGATCGAGCAGGAAATGAGCACCGAGCGGGAGATCGAAATCCCCGAACCGGTGCGCGAGGTCTACCGGCAATGGCGGCCATCGCCGCTGTTTCGCGCCCGTCGACTGGAAAAGGCGCTCGATACCCCGGCGCGTATTTATTACAAATACGAGGGCGTGAGCCCCGCTGGTAGCCACAAGCCCAACACCGCCATTCCCCAAGCGTTCTATAACAAGCAGGAAGGGGTCAAGCGCATCACCACCGAGACCGGTGCCGGGCAGTGGGGCTCGTCGCTGGCGCTGGCCGGAACTTTTTTTGGACTGGAGATCGTCGTCTACATGGTGCGGGTCAGCTTTGACCACAAACCCTATCGGCGCGCCTTCATGGAGACCTTCGGCGCCCAATGTATCGCGAGCCCCAGTAATACGACCGAGGCTGGACGTGCCATTCTCGCCGGGCATCCCGACAGCACGGGCAGCTTAGGCATTGCCATCAGCGAGGCGGTCGAACTCGCCGCGCAGCGCGATGACACCAAGTATGCGCTCGGCAGTGTGCTCAACCATGTGCTCTTGCACCAGACAGTGACGGGCATCGAGGCAAAAGAGCAGATGGCGATGGCCGATGATTATCCGGACATGGTCATCGGCTGCACCGGCGGCGGCAGTAACTTTGCCGGGCTGGCTTTCCCGTTTCTTGAGGAACGCCTGCGACAAGGACGTGACATCGAGTTCATCGCCGTGGAGCCATCGGCTTGCCCGACCCTGACCAAGGGCGCCTTTGCTTACGACTTTGGCGACACCGCCCATCTAACGCCATTGGTCAAGATGTACACCCTCGGCTCTGGCTTCGTACCGCCGGGCTTTCATGCCGGCGGGTTGCGTTACCACGGCATGGCACCGCAGATCAGCCATCTGAGCAAGCTCGGGCTGCTCAACCCGCGCTCGTACAATCAGCTCGAGTGCTTTGCCGCCGGCATTACCTTCGCCAAGGCCGAAGGCATCCTGCCTGCGCCGGAGGCCAACCACGCGGTGCGCGGCGCCATCCATGAGGCCGAGAAATGCCGCGAATCGGGCGAATCCAAGGCGATTCTGTTCAACCTCTGCGGCCATGGACACTTCGACATGCAGGCCTACATGGACTACACGGCCGGCAAGCTGAAGGATCTGACCTACGATGAGTCCGAAGTGGCCATGGCACTGGCGGGGCTGCCGTCGGTCGGCTAA
- a CDS encoding PIN domain-containing protein, which produces MIYATARYHQAALITSDDHFLGLPEVVFFKKH; this is translated from the coding sequence ATCATCTACGCCACTGCCCGGTATCATCAGGCGGCGCTAATCACTTCGGATGATCATTTCCTGGGACTGCCCGAGGTGGTCTTTTTCAAAAAGCACTAA
- a CDS encoding calcium:proton antiporter — MDGDTKQSGQVNQALRAEVPLIVVLATTLAFLAFGKDWLSDLSNPLWLALMFGWLFAVILWAALKVVHHADCLALKLGEPYGTLILTLSVISIEVLMIAALMLGGSNNPTLARDTMFAVIMIVLNGMVGLTLLLGALRHGEQSYNLQGANAYLSVIIPLALLTLALPNVTVTTAAPTLSGFQSVFLIFICVALYGTFLAIQTLRHKHYFTDPAAQAVSGDAEHGHGIFPLRSVPFHALLLLAYLIPVVLLAKKLAAPVDYGIEELHLPAALGGFIVAALVLTPEAVGAVQAALADRLQRAVNIFLGSVMATIGLTVPAVLVISLVTGKTVELGLQGADMLMLVVTLMVSMVTFSAANTNLLQGVVHLTLFLAYLMLIFAP; from the coding sequence ATGGACGGAGACACCAAGCAGAGTGGACAGGTGAATCAGGCGTTACGCGCCGAGGTACCGCTCATTGTTGTCTTGGCGACAACGCTGGCTTTTCTGGCGTTCGGCAAGGACTGGCTTTCCGACCTGAGCAATCCTCTATGGCTTGCCCTGATGTTTGGCTGGCTGTTTGCGGTCATTCTTTGGGCCGCGCTCAAGGTGGTGCACCATGCGGATTGTCTGGCACTGAAGCTCGGTGAGCCCTATGGCACCCTGATTCTGACTCTGTCGGTGATCTCCATCGAGGTGCTGATGATCGCCGCGCTCATGCTGGGTGGCAGCAATAATCCTACCTTGGCGCGCGATACCATGTTCGCCGTGATCATGATTGTGCTCAACGGCATGGTGGGGCTCACCCTGCTGCTCGGCGCGCTGCGCCATGGCGAGCAGTCCTACAACCTGCAGGGCGCCAATGCTTATTTGTCAGTCATTATTCCGCTGGCTCTGCTCACCCTGGCGTTGCCCAATGTGACTGTGACCACCGCAGCGCCGACCCTGAGCGGGTTTCAATCTGTCTTCCTGATTTTCATCTGCGTTGCGCTCTACGGGACCTTCCTTGCCATCCAAACTCTGCGTCACAAGCACTATTTTACCGATCCGGCGGCCCAGGCCGTCAGTGGGGACGCTGAGCATGGGCACGGCATATTCCCGCTGCGTTCAGTACCTTTCCACGCCCTGCTTCTGCTAGCCTACCTGATCCCTGTGGTCCTGCTGGCAAAAAAGCTTGCTGCTCCGGTCGATTATGGCATTGAAGAACTGCATCTGCCGGCAGCACTCGGCGGTTTCATTGTCGCGGCTTTGGTGTTGACGCCAGAGGCCGTGGGTGCGGTCCAGGCGGCGCTCGCTGATCGGCTCCAGCGCGCCGTCAATATATTTCTCGGTTCCGTGATGGCGACTATCGGCTTGACGGTGCCGGCGGTGCTGGTTATCAGCCTGGTCACCGGAAAAACGGTCGAATTAGGATTGCAGGGCGCTGACATGCTGATGCTGGTGGTCACCCTGATGGTCTCCATGGTCACCTTCAGTGCCGCGAACACCAATCTCTTGCAGGGCGTTGTCCATCTCACCTTGTTTCTGGCTTACCTGATGCTGATTTTCGCGCCTTAA
- a CDS encoding glutamate synthase subunit beta: MGKPTGFMEYARAELGLQPVGDRIVHYSEFALPLTDSELSIQGARCMDCGIPYCHQGCPVNNIIPDWNDLVYRQDWQTAIEVLHSTNNFPEFTGRICPAPCEASCTLNIDDNPVAIKAIERAIVDRAWEEGWVKPQVPAHRSGKKVAVIGSGPSGLAAAQQLARAGHAVALFEKEDRIGGLLRYGIPDFKLSKTLIDRRMSQMRAEGVEFHTNCHVGVDIPLEDLKRDHDALVLCGGSEKARDLDVPGRSFDGIHFAMDLLRANSKRVQGVFVPDEDFISAEGKHVVVIGGGDTGSDCIGTSNRHGAKSITQIEILDQPPAKEDKGLTWPNWPNKMRTSTSQEEGCQRMWNVLTKAFVSDGENRVKALKYVLVRWDKDDSGRWQMSEVPGSEAEMPADLVLLAMGFVHPVHEGMLEELKDSAGLALDGRGNVQASTEGEHAYATSVEGVFAAGDMRRGQSLVVWAIREGRQCARAVDEWLMGRSDLPR; encoded by the coding sequence ATGGGTAAGCCAACAGGTTTTATGGAATATGCGCGCGCTGAGCTTGGGCTTCAGCCGGTCGGTGATCGCATTGTCCATTATTCGGAGTTTGCGCTGCCACTCACGGACAGCGAGCTTAGCATCCAGGGCGCGCGTTGCATGGACTGTGGCATTCCCTACTGTCATCAGGGCTGCCCGGTCAACAACATCATTCCGGATTGGAACGACCTGGTCTATCGCCAGGACTGGCAAACCGCGATTGAAGTCCTGCACTCCACTAACAACTTTCCGGAGTTCACCGGTCGTATCTGCCCGGCGCCCTGCGAGGCGTCCTGCACGCTCAATATCGACGACAACCCAGTCGCTATTAAAGCCATCGAGCGCGCTATTGTAGATCGCGCCTGGGAGGAAGGCTGGGTCAAACCCCAGGTACCCGCCCATCGCAGTGGCAAGAAGGTGGCGGTGATTGGTTCCGGCCCCTCGGGACTGGCCGCAGCGCAGCAACTCGCGCGTGCCGGCCATGCCGTGGCCCTGTTCGAGAAAGAAGACCGCATCGGCGGTCTGCTCCGCTATGGCATCCCCGACTTTAAACTGAGCAAAACCCTGATCGACAGGCGCATGAGCCAGATGCGCGCCGAGGGCGTGGAGTTCCACACCAACTGCCATGTTGGCGTCGATATTCCGCTTGAGGACCTGAAGCGCGACCATGACGCTCTGGTGCTCTGCGGTGGCTCCGAGAAAGCGCGCGATCTCGATGTGCCCGGGCGCAGCTTCGATGGCATTCACTTTGCTATGGACTTGCTGCGCGCCAACTCTAAGCGGGTGCAGGGCGTCTTTGTGCCAGACGAGGACTTCATCAGCGCCGAGGGCAAGCATGTGGTGGTCATCGGCGGCGGTGACACCGGCTCTGACTGCATTGGCACCTCCAACCGCCATGGTGCCAAATCCATCACCCAGATCGAAATCCTCGACCAGCCGCCAGCCAAGGAAGACAAAGGCCTGACCTGGCCCAACTGGCCAAACAAGATGCGCACCTCTACCTCGCAGGAAGAAGGCTGCCAGCGCATGTGGAATGTGCTCACCAAAGCCTTCGTCAGCGACGGTGAGAACCGCGTCAAGGCGCTGAAATACGTCCTGGTGCGTTGGGACAAGGACGACAGCGGTCGTTGGCAGATGAGCGAAGTGCCAGGCTCCGAGGCCGAGATGCCGGCTGATCTGGTGCTGCTGGCCATGGGCTTCGTTCACCCAGTGCACGAGGGCATGCTTGAGGAACTGAAAGACAGCGCCGGCCTCGCACTCGACGGCCGTGGCAATGTCCAGGCCAGTACCGAGGGCGAGCACGCCTATGCCACCAGTGTCGAAGGCGTCTTCGCCGCCGGCGACATGCGTCGTGGCCAGTCCCTGGTCGTCTGGGCAATCCGCGAAGGTCGCCAGTGCGCGCGTGCTGTCGATGAATGGCTGATGGGACGCAGCGACCTGCCGCGCTGA
- the gltB gene encoding glutamate synthase large subunit — MDSPLRPGTLPPAQGLYDPAHEHDACGVGFVCHIKNQQSHQIVQQGLEILHRLTHRGAVGADPKAGDGAGILVQMPDAFFRALAESKQLDFELPEPAHYGVGMVFLPRDDQARQQMQATVEQHLSDGGQTVLGWRDVPVDNSDLGESVLPSEPVTRQVFVACGPNCKDQDDFERKLFVIRKRMDNAIRAAGFDKTAYYVSSMSSRTINYKGMLLADQVGNYYLDLQDERFASALALVHQRFSTNTFPTWDLAQPFRMICHNGEINTLRGNVNWMAARRHTMRSDVLGEDLDSIWPLIPEGQSDSACFDNALELLVMGGYSLAHAMMILIPEAWSGNKQMDEERRAFYEYHAALMEPWDGPAAVAFTDGRQIGATLDRNGLRPARYLVTNDDMVIMGSEMGVLDIAEERIIKKWRLQPGKMFLIDLEQGRIIDDAEIKHELANAQPYREWLNRTQIRLDSLPTDVAPMAPTEDVLLDAQQSFGYTQEDIKFLLTPMVLTGQEAIGSMGADNPPSVLSARSKHLSTYFKQNFAQVTNPAIDPIREELVMSLVSLIGPRPNLLGIQEAGEDGNWHWRLEVDQPVLTNEDLERIRHIEDNSGGAFRTKNLDIVYPATEGADGMGAALERLCDEAGQAVLAGYNILILSDRASNRDFIGIPALLATSAVHHHLIRRGLRTSSGLVVETGAALEVHHFATLAGYGAEAINPYLAFDTIEAMLARLPAGAGAPDSFEDAQSRYIKAVGKGLKKVMSKMGISTFQSYCGAQIFDAVGLNQGFIDHYFTGTASQVAGVGLAEVAEEAVRWHQQAYGNDQVLLRQLDAGGDYAYRLRGEDHVWTPQSITQLQHAVRGNDAKTFADFARQINEQNERLLTFRGLMDFKWADQPIPIDEVEPTKEIVKRFATGAMSFGSISYEAHSTLAKAMNAIGGKSNTGEGGEEPERFKPLPDGSMNPERSAIKQVASGRFGVTVEYLVNADDIQIKVAQGAKPGEGGQLPGHKVNAQIARVRHSTPGVGLISPPPHHDIYSIEDLAQLIHDLKNANPKARISVKLVSEIGVGTVAAGVSKAHADHVTIAGYDGGTGASPLTSIKHAGSPWEIGLAETHQTLVLNRLRGRIAVQVDGGLRTGRDVVIGALLGADEFGFATAPLIAAGCIMMRKCHLNTCPVGVATQDPELRRRFTGQPEHVINFFFFIAEEVRALMAKLGYRRFDDMIGQMDRLEMRRAIDHWKAQGLDFSRILAKPQVGPEVKIFNSETQDHGLEKALDHELIRQAAPALEQGQAVRIETELRNFNRTVGTMLSGRVAERYGYQGLPEDSIFISARGIAGQSFGAWLAHGVTIELQGEANDYVGKGLSGGRLIIYPPANSSIERAEDNIIVGNTVLYGAISGECFFRGVAGERFCVRNSGAVAVVEGVGDHGCEYMTGGIMVCLGPTGRNFAAGMSGGIAYVLDEDGTFAERCNLAMVELEPIEAEDEALEMSAHQGGDLESLGLVDISSDMTRHDAARLKQLILKHKHHTNSAVAAHILEHWEEMLGKFVKVMPVDYRQALEQMQSSQRHPPSPSKPHPSALHKGVVEHG, encoded by the coding sequence ATGGATTCGCCTCTCCGTCCAGGTACTCTGCCGCCTGCCCAAGGTCTGTATGACCCGGCACATGAGCATGACGCCTGCGGTGTCGGCTTTGTCTGCCATATTAAGAACCAGCAAAGCCATCAGATCGTCCAGCAGGGGCTGGAGATTCTGCACCGCCTGACCCATCGCGGCGCGGTAGGTGCCGACCCCAAGGCCGGCGATGGTGCCGGCATTCTGGTGCAGATGCCAGATGCCTTCTTTCGCGCCCTGGCAGAGTCAAAGCAACTCGACTTCGAACTGCCAGAGCCTGCGCACTATGGCGTCGGCATGGTGTTCCTGCCGCGCGATGACCAAGCCCGGCAACAGATGCAGGCCACGGTCGAGCAGCATCTGAGCGACGGCGGCCAGACAGTGCTTGGCTGGCGCGATGTGCCGGTGGATAACAGCGATCTGGGCGAGAGCGTCTTGCCTTCGGAGCCGGTCACGCGCCAGGTGTTTGTTGCCTGCGGACCCAACTGTAAAGATCAAGATGACTTCGAGCGCAAGCTGTTTGTTATTCGCAAGCGCATGGACAACGCCATACGCGCCGCTGGTTTCGACAAGACGGCCTATTACGTGTCCTCCATGTCCTCGCGCACCATCAATTACAAGGGCATGCTGCTGGCCGATCAGGTCGGCAATTATTACCTTGATCTTCAGGACGAGCGCTTTGCCTCGGCGCTGGCGCTGGTGCATCAGCGCTTCTCGACCAACACCTTCCCCACCTGGGACCTGGCGCAGCCTTTCCGCATGATCTGCCACAATGGCGAGATCAACACCTTGCGCGGCAACGTGAACTGGATGGCGGCGCGCCGTCACACCATGCGCTCGGATGTTCTCGGCGAAGACCTCGACAGCATCTGGCCGCTGATCCCAGAAGGCCAATCGGACTCGGCCTGCTTCGACAACGCACTCGAGCTCCTAGTGATGGGTGGCTATTCGCTGGCTCATGCCATGATGATCCTGATCCCCGAAGCATGGTCCGGCAACAAGCAGATGGATGAGGAGCGGCGCGCCTTTTACGAATACCATGCCGCCCTGATGGAGCCCTGGGACGGCCCGGCGGCTGTGGCCTTCACCGACGGACGCCAGATCGGCGCCACGCTTGATCGCAACGGTCTGCGCCCGGCGCGCTATCTGGTGACCAACGATGACATGGTCATCATGGGCTCCGAGATGGGTGTGCTCGACATCGCCGAAGAGCGCATCATCAAGAAGTGGCGCCTGCAGCCAGGCAAGATGTTCCTGATCGATCTCGAACAGGGCCGCATCATTGATGATGCCGAGATCAAGCACGAATTGGCAAACGCCCAGCCCTATCGCGAGTGGCTCAACCGTACCCAGATTCGTTTGGACTCCCTGCCGACCGATGTCGCCCCCATGGCGCCGACCGAGGACGTGCTGCTCGACGCCCAGCAGTCCTTTGGCTACACCCAGGAAGACATCAAGTTCCTGCTCACGCCCATGGTCCTGACCGGGCAGGAGGCCATTGGCTCCATGGGCGCGGACAACCCGCCTTCGGTGCTCTCGGCGCGCTCCAAGCATCTGTCGACCTACTTCAAGCAGAACTTCGCCCAGGTCACCAACCCGGCCATCGACCCCATCCGCGAGGAGCTGGTCATGTCGCTGGTGTCGCTGATCGGCCCGCGACCCAATCTGCTTGGCATTCAGGAGGCGGGCGAGGACGGCAACTGGCATTGGCGTCTGGAAGTCGACCAACCCGTGCTGACCAACGAAGACCTTGAGCGCATTCGCCACATTGAGGACAACTCGGGCGGCGCCTTCCGCACCAAGAATCTCGACATCGTCTACCCGGCGACCGAGGGTGCCGACGGCATGGGCGCGGCGCTGGAACGCCTGTGCGACGAGGCCGGACAGGCGGTGCTGGCCGGATACAACATTCTGATTCTGTCCGACCGTGCCTCCAATCGCGATTTCATTGGCATCCCGGCGCTGCTCGCCACCTCTGCTGTGCATCATCATCTGATCCGCCGCGGTCTGCGCACCAGCTCAGGCCTAGTGGTAGAAACCGGCGCGGCGCTCGAGGTGCATCACTTCGCCACTCTGGCCGGTTACGGCGCCGAGGCGATCAATCCCTATCTGGCCTTTGACACCATTGAGGCCATGCTGGCACGCCTGCCGGCTGGCGCTGGCGCCCCGGACAGCTTCGAGGACGCCCAAAGCCGCTATATCAAGGCCGTTGGCAAGGGGCTGAAAAAGGTCATGTCCAAGATGGGCATTTCTACCTTCCAGAGCTACTGTGGCGCGCAGATTTTCGACGCCGTGGGGCTGAACCAAGGCTTTATCGATCATTATTTCACCGGCACCGCAAGCCAGGTGGCAGGTGTGGGCTTAGCCGAGGTGGCTGAGGAAGCAGTGCGTTGGCACCAGCAAGCCTATGGCAACGATCAAGTCCTGCTGCGCCAGCTCGACGCCGGTGGCGACTACGCCTACCGCCTGCGTGGCGAGGATCACGTCTGGACGCCGCAAAGCATCACCCAGCTGCAGCACGCGGTGCGCGGCAATGATGCCAAGACCTTTGCCGACTTCGCCCGCCAGATCAACGAACAGAACGAACGCCTGCTGACCTTCCGCGGCCTGATGGACTTCAAGTGGGCGGATCAGCCCATCCCCATCGACGAGGTCGAGCCGACCAAGGAAATCGTCAAGCGCTTTGCCACTGGCGCCATGAGCTTCGGCTCCATCAGCTACGAGGCGCATTCCACGCTCGCGAAGGCCATGAACGCCATTGGCGGCAAGTCCAACACCGGCGAGGGTGGCGAGGAGCCCGAGCGCTTCAAGCCGCTGCCGGATGGCTCTATGAACCCCGAGCGCTCGGCGATCAAGCAAGTCGCTTCGGGCCGCTTTGGGGTGACGGTCGAGTATCTGGTCAATGCCGACGATATTCAGATCAAAGTCGCCCAGGGTGCCAAGCCGGGTGAAGGCGGTCAGCTGCCGGGCCATAAGGTCAATGCCCAGATTGCGCGGGTGCGTCATTCCACCCCAGGCGTGGGGCTGATCTCACCGCCGCCGCATCACGATATCTATTCCATTGAGGATCTGGCCCAGCTGATCCATGACCTGAAAAACGCCAATCCCAAGGCACGCATCAGCGTCAAGCTGGTCTCTGAGATCGGCGTCGGTACAGTGGCTGCGGGCGTTTCCAAAGCCCATGCCGATCATGTCACCATCGCCGGCTACGACGGCGGCACCGGTGCCAGTCCGCTTACCTCCATCAAGCACGCCGGCTCTCCATGGGAGATCGGCCTGGCCGAGACCCATCAGACCTTGGTGCTCAACCGCCTGCGCGGGCGCATCGCGGTGCAGGTCGACGGCGGTCTGCGTACCGGTCGCGACGTGGTCATAGGCGCCCTGCTCGGGGCGGATGAGTTCGGCTTTGCCACCGCGCCGCTGATTGCCGCCGGCTGCATCATGATGCGCAAGTGCCATCTGAACACCTGCCCGGTCGGGGTGGCGACGCAAGACCCCGAACTGCGTCGACGCTTCACCGGCCAGCCCGAGCATGTGATTAACTTCTTCTTCTTTATTGCCGAGGAAGTGCGCGCACTAATGGCCAAGCTTGGCTATCGGCGCTTTGACGACATGATCGGTCAGATGGATCGGCTGGAAATGCGCCGCGCCATCGACCATTGGAAAGCGCAGGGTCTGGATTTCTCGCGCATTCTTGCCAAGCCACAAGTCGGCCCCGAGGTGAAGATCTTCAACAGCGAGACCCAGGATCATGGGCTGGAAAAAGCTCTGGACCACGAGCTGATCCGTCAGGCCGCACCCGCGCTGGAGCAAGGGCAAGCGGTGCGCATCGAGACCGAATTGCGCAACTTCAATCGCACCGTCGGCACCATGCTCTCAGGCCGGGTGGCCGAGCGTTATGGTTATCAGGGCCTGCCGGAAGACAGCATTTTCATCAGTGCGCGCGGCATCGCCGGCCAGTCCTTCGGCGCATGGCTGGCGCATGGCGTGACCATCGAACTGCAAGGTGAGGCCAACGACTATGTCGGCAAGGGCCTCTCTGGCGGGCGGTTGATTATCTACCCACCGGCGAATTCAAGCATCGAGCGTGCCGAGGACAACATCATCGTCGGCAATACTGTGCTCTACGGCGCCATTAGCGGCGAGTGTTTCTTCCGCGGCGTGGCGGGCGAGCGCTTCTGCGTGCGCAACTCAGGCGCTGTCGCTGTGGTTGAGGGCGTTGGCGACCATGGCTGTGAGTACATGACTGGCGGCATCATGGTCTGCTTGGGGCCAACCGGGCGCAACTTCGCAGCCGGCATGTCAGGCGGTATCGCCTATGTGCTCGACGAAGACGGCACTTTTGCTGAGCGGTGCAACTTGGCCATGGTGGAGCTTGAGCCCATTGAGGCAGAAGACGAGGCACTCGAGATGAGCGCACATCAGGGCGGTGATCTGGAATCTTTGGGGCTGGTGGACATCAGCAGCGACATGACTCGCCATGACGCCGCGCGGCTCAAGCAACTCATTCTCAAGCACAAGCATCACACCAACTCGGCGGTGGCGGCGCATATTCTTGAGCACTGGGAGGAGATGCTGGGCAAGTTCGTCAAGGTGATGCCGGTCGACTACCGCCAGGCGCTCGAGCAGATGCAGTCGAGTCAGCGGCACCCGCCAAGTCCGTCCAAGCCACACCCCAGCGCACTTCACAAGGGGGTTGTCGAACATGGGTAA
- the rpsP gene encoding 30S ribosomal protein S16 produces MVKIRLSRGGAKKRPFYQIVVADIRCTRDGKYIERIGFFNPGAKGGEERLRVDRARAEHWMGQGAQPTERVAHLLKTAAKQVQAAA; encoded by the coding sequence ATGGTCAAGATTCGTTTGTCGCGTGGTGGTGCCAAGAAACGGCCATTTTATCAGATCGTCGTAGCGGACATCCGCTGCACGCGTGATGGCAAGTATATTGAGCGCATTGGTTTTTTCAATCCCGGCGCCAAGGGTGGCGAGGAACGGCTGCGGGTTGATCGCGCGCGAGCCGAGCACTGGATGGGCCAGGGTGCGCAACCAACAGAGCGGGTCGCGCATTTGCTGAAAACAGCGGCCAAACAGGTGCAAGCAGCGGCTTAA
- the rimM gene encoding ribosome maturation factor RimM (Essential for efficient processing of 16S rRNA): MAPGSAFPDSDRRVVLGRIVGVFGVRGWVKVLSETEPLENILTYSPWLLSGPPGDGIPGGVIPGAEPKASGWRVVQSQRHRKGLIVRLKDCDDRDQAQTLVGAEIAVQRSQLPPPAVDEFYWTDLEGLSVETIAGDSLGVVDHLLATGANDVLVIRGERERLIPFVWDRVIRELDFERGRISVDWDPDF; the protein is encoded by the coding sequence ATGGCTCCGGGCAGCGCGTTTCCAGATTCTGATCGCCGAGTCGTCTTAGGGCGCATCGTTGGCGTTTTCGGTGTCCGCGGCTGGGTCAAGGTACTCTCTGAGACCGAACCGCTTGAGAATATCCTGACCTACTCTCCTTGGTTGCTCAGCGGCCCTCCCGGTGATGGAATCCCCGGTGGTGTGATCCCCGGCGCTGAACCAAAGGCATCCGGCTGGAGAGTGGTGCAGAGCCAGCGGCACCGCAAGGGCTTGATTGTCCGCCTTAAGGATTGCGACGACCGCGACCAAGCGCAGACGCTCGTCGGAGCTGAAATCGCCGTGCAGCGCAGTCAGTTGCCACCACCGGCGGTTGATGAGTTTTACTGGACGGATCTTGAGGGACTGAGCGTCGAGACCATTGCTGGCGACTCGCTCGGGGTGGTGGACCACCTACTGGCAACAGGCGCGAACGATGTGCTGGTGATTCGTGGTGAACGGGAACGGCTGATACCCTTTGTCTGGGACAGAGTCATCCGGGAGTTGGATTTCGAGCGCGGGCGAATCAGCGTCGATTGGGATCCTGACTTCTGA
- the trmD gene encoding tRNA (guanosine(37)-N1)-methyltransferase TrmD: MRFDVITLFPEQFRILSGEGVVARALGSGIAELHLWNPRDFALGAHRRVDDRPYGGGPGMVMLFEPLAAAIAAARAASPGAQVAYLSPQGRTLDQQAMIDFASAPGWILLAGRYEGIDERLLASCIDQEWSIGDYVLSGGELPAMVVMDAVIRLLPGALGHERSACEDSHMNGLLDCPHFSRPEQIDGLRVPEVLLSGDHGAIARWRRQQALGRTWLRRPDLLAKMTLDNDEQQLLQDFIQARQAAALDSGEIEP, translated from the coding sequence GTGCGTTTTGACGTAATCACGCTGTTCCCGGAGCAGTTTCGCATCCTGTCCGGCGAAGGCGTGGTAGCGCGCGCATTGGGCAGCGGGATTGCCGAGTTGCATCTGTGGAATCCGCGCGATTTTGCGCTCGGTGCGCATCGGCGGGTCGATGACCGGCCCTACGGTGGCGGACCAGGCATGGTGATGTTGTTCGAGCCGCTGGCGGCAGCCATCGCCGCAGCGCGTGCGGCCTCGCCGGGCGCGCAAGTGGCTTATCTGTCGCCTCAGGGAAGAACGCTCGATCAGCAAGCGATGATTGACTTCGCCTCGGCGCCTGGCTGGATTCTGCTCGCCGGGCGCTATGAGGGCATCGACGAGCGCTTGCTTGCAAGCTGCATCGATCAGGAATGGTCAATTGGCGATTATGTGCTAAGTGGCGGCGAACTGCCGGCCATGGTTGTAATGGATGCGGTGATCCGCCTGCTACCGGGCGCTCTGGGACATGAGCGCTCGGCGTGCGAGGACTCACACATGAATGGGCTGCTGGACTGTCCGCATTTCAGCCGTCCGGAACAGATCGACGGTCTGCGGGTGCCGGAGGTTCTGCTCAGTGGCGACCATGGCGCCATCGCGCGCTGGCGGCGTCAGCAAGCGCTGGGACGGACCTGGCTGAGGCGCCCGGATTTGCTCGCGAAAATGACACTTGATAACGACGAGCAGCAGTTGCTGCAGGATTTTATTCAAGCTCGGCAGGCCGCCGCGCTGGATTCAGGAGAAATCGAACCATGA
- the rplS gene encoding 50S ribosomal protein L19: MSNVILELEREQMTREIPPFAPGDTVVVQVKVTEGNRERLQAFEGVCIAKRNRGLNSAFTLRKVSHGEGIERVFQTYSPAIADINVKRRGDVRRAKLYYLRDRSGKSARIKEKV, from the coding sequence ATGAGTAATGTAATTCTTGAGCTTGAGCGCGAGCAGATGACGCGCGAGATTCCGCCCTTCGCCCCAGGCGACACCGTGGTCGTGCAGGTGAAGGTGACCGAAGGCAACCGCGAGCGTCTACAGGCCTTTGAAGGCGTTTGTATCGCCAAGCGCAATCGCGGTCTCAACTCCGCCTTCACACTGCGCAAGGTCTCGCATGGCGAGGGCATCGAGCGAGTATTCCAAACCTACAGCCCGGCGATTGCCGACATCAATGTCAAGCGTCGCGGCGATGTGCGCCGGGCCAAACTCTATTACCTGCGCGATCGCTCAGGCAAGTCGGCACGCATCAAAGAAAAGGTCTGA